The following nucleotide sequence is from Populus trichocarpa isolate Nisqually-1 chromosome 11, P.trichocarpa_v4.1, whole genome shotgun sequence.
TGTGCAAGATGAATATCTGGTAATCTTGTCACTTTTTGGATTCTCTATTCAGCTTCGTGATCTGTGCTGCGTGACTTGCTGCAATTGCTGATCAATTATGTTTGCAAATTTTGAAATTGacgattccttttcttttcatttgtaaATGCAGCCAGGTCCACGTGACTTGCCCCATCAGTGTCTTATTAAACGAAATAAGAAGACTTCAACATTTTACCTATATCTTGCTCTTACTCCATGTAAGTATATATCGGTAGACATGTTTTTGCAAATTATGAAGATGTGCGGAGGATCTTTCTATACACTTTTGCAGCTAATTAGTTTGACTGAGTAAATCGTTGACATGTGACTTGCTTGTACCAAAGATGAAAGAGACATGATTCATTTTGTCAACTTGTAGGATGACTTTTGTCTAGGTAGATGTAATTGATTGTGACCCTATGCTTATTCGAATCAACTTGACTCAGTCCTTATTTGATATCAAGTATTCTTGTCAATATAATAAACTTGACTGATTAAGGTGTCTCACCTATATATTGACTAGCATGTAatgttaaatcaaattttaaaaaataaaaagtagaaggaaaaaaaaaagaaaaggtaaaaaaaactttcgAATATGGAGTTGTCTGGTGGTAAACCATGGGtgataaaatgtttttggtttCATCAATTGTGTATGGTTTTAAGAAGTGCCTCATGATGGTCAATGGTTCAACATAAATTTGTAACTGTGCCTGGAAACTTGGATCAAATGTTTCTTATGTAAACATGAAATCTTGTTAGatatatttcttcaaaaatctGTTAGTAAATGGCCCTGGCATAACTTTGTGATATGTTTTTCCAAATTTTGTCAAATAGACAAATTATGCATGTTCTTCATCTGTTAATTCACGTTTTATACCCAGGATGATGCAGGACAGCCTAGGGGCTGTTCAGAATCTGACTTTTAGAGGTTGTGAAAAGTGATGTCAATGGTAATTTTATGGTTTGAGCTGATCTTTTCATTGTTAAGATTAGATGGACTTGAATGCGTGGATGTTTAGAAACTCAGTGGAGGTTATTTGATGGTTGGAATATAGGATTTAACTTACTGAAATGTGTAGAAACTATTAGAGTTACTCTAATAGGTTATCTAGGAGTCACACCTAGAGGATAAAAAATCCTAAGCTTCACACCTAGGAAGATTGACTCACACAATCAAAAGCAAATTGCTGTAATTTTACTAATAAActgtaaataaaatattgaaagactACATAACCTTTATATAGAGATACAATAAGGACTTGTTTTCTATATAAGAAATCTGTTTAGAATAGGAAAAACCTAAAAAGGATAATTACTtgagaactaaaaaaatactaaatagaaaataacctagggccccgtttgtttgcaggaaagtagtttccttttggaaaatgaattccggggaaagtgaattccggaaaagtattttccgatgtttggtagtgtaatggaaaatgaactggaaagcactttccagtgtttggttatgttatggaaaatgaactggaaaataatttattagtgaattaattttttaaaaaaatttatctaatatatgaaaaatattaaatataaatattaaatcacttataatataatttattaataaattaatggaaTATGTCATTGGGGTTATATTTACTTGAATATAATTGCTTGACTTGACTTCACAAATTAACCTAGCCTCCCTGCCTCTCTGCAGTTGCTCTAAGCAAATTCTTTCACTCATTTTATCTGCTACATCCATCTCCATAGTTTTTCAAATATCGCAGTAGTGATCATCCTTTACTTGTGGTTTGGCTGCTAAACAAAGGCAGAACATTGGCTATGGAGATCCTTGGTTCCCTGACATCCACAGTTGTGGAACTGTTAATTGTTCTCATTAGACGCTCCGTTACTCGTGTATTCAACTACACAGGTAGTGTGAATGTTATCATACTCCACAAGCCTTTTAGAATAAGCCTCAGCTGCAAATTCAGCATCTGATGTAGGAGCCATGCTTTCTTCAAGACCAGCATACGTACTTCCTTCCTTTAACACAAGGGCGCCGCAGAAACTGCAAGGCCCCTCTCCTTCTTGTTCGCAGACAATCTTGCCACAGGATAAGCAATTACTCACCAGTCTATGCTGACGGGCTTGATATGGGCATGGCTTCCCCTGCTGGAAGACAAATGACCCTTTGGCAGCCTCTGCAAGTGAAACGACTTTTCCTATTTTGATATTGTAAAGTGGCTTGCTAGTGTGAATGTTATCACTGAAGAGGCTAACAGAGTTTTTGGAGATGAAGACGAGGCAAAGAAGAGGTGTTTCAtgggaaagtgttttccttagaataaaaaaaggaaaacactttcctatcataaagcttctttttttcctttgaccAGAATTGAGTTTCCTTTGACCCATTTTCCTTATGTTCACCAAACATGGGAAAGTGAGGAAAATGGTTtccaggaattcattttcctggaaacaaacaaggcataGATCTAGATAATTTTTCCAGATTTTCTAGCAAATCTGAAAATTACAGAAATACCActgtatataaaaatacattaatctGGCTTCTTTTGTTGTCTGCATCATAGGATCTCTAACTTGAAATATTCCTTCTGTGTTCATCATCATGTGATAGGATGTAGCAATCTGGCAAGTTGTGTACTTTTAAGGGGCAGTTTGTGACAGACTCTGTCATAGCAGAAACTGTTGCGTGCAAAGACATGTTTAGATTGTATCAATCAACACGGGTTTTGTATTAGAAATTTCATTGCTGCTCTATTGAAAAATTCTGGAACTTCCACCACGAAGAGTTGGTGCTCAAGCAAAatgtaaagtaaaaaaacaaagtataatTTTTCTGTCAGGTACTGGTTTCTCAAGCACATATGGAAAGTAAATCATGAAAATGTTTGGTTGGAGAAAATTAGATTGGAATTGTAGTCAGATTTCTTTAATGATActggtttcaatttttttctgttaCAGCAGTGGTTCACATTATTGTTCTTGCTTTTGGTAATTATGGAAATAATCATTTGAAGGATGTTGTAAGCCATGTATGGAAAGATACACAATTTGAGGTGCAAGTAAGCAATACTGAACAGCAAAAAAGCAATACCGAATGATAAAGCTAATAATGAATGGCTAGATTTGGTATGCAGTGTTCACTGATGTTTGTAAACTTTGAGTTGCAAACTATGTTCTAGTCTTACTTACTGGTTTTCCATTGCTAGATTTGGTATGCAGTGTTCACTGAAGTTTGTAAACTTTGAGTTGCAAACTATGTTCTAGTCTTACTTGCTGGTTTTCCATTGCTAGATTTCGGTTTGTCATCAAAAACTTTTGGCCGCATCATTTGACTGACATAATGTAAAACAATTGAGCTTTGGCTCATTATTCTCTTCTGTTTTTCTTACTAGCATTTATGGATAAGGGGAAGTTTCTTCTAGCAGCACGGAGGTATAGGCAAGGTGCTCACACAGAGTATATCATCTCACTCGATGCTGATGAATTATCCCAAGGAAGTAATGCTTATGTTGGAAAGTTAAGGTAAGGTATTTTTGTATCAAAACAAGTTCTGGtttgttgttttcaaaataatgCACTTCCTGGATATAGCTACCACTTCCCAGCAATTTGTGCCGGGGTGTTTAGGAACCATTTACTCACAGTTGCTAAGAATCTACATCGCATTTTACTTTTACTCGTTTTAAGTATGGTATTGTTTATTCTCATAGTCATGCTTTGCGCTCACATAAATTACAGTGCTGGGACAATCTagttttcaggtttttttcctcaaattgTTGAGATCATTTATCTTTTGATTCAGAATACATGGCATTTCATTGAAGAAGTAATGTGGATCTGATTTGGAACAATACCTAGTTTAGAgtcttacaaaaataatataaaaagatgagGGCTTTGGGATAATTAGTGATAATGTAACAAGTCATATGAAAATAATTCcattttcaacattaaatattGCAGTTCGGACTTCCTCGGTACCAACTTCACAATCTTTGACAGCCAGCCACCACACAGTGGTGCAAAGCCCTCGAGTAGCAGAGCTAGCCGGCGATTTGCAAGCAAGCAAATAAGCCCTCAAGTTCCAGCAGGCAATTTTGAGGTTGGGCAGGTCTCTTATAAATTTAATCTCTTGAAATCTAGAGGTCCAAGGAGGATGGTTTGCTCACTCAAGTGCCCAGTGCTGCAAGAAACAATCAATGACAAAATTCTTGACAATTCGAAGATGAATGGACTGGAGTCTGCTTCTTCTGGTTGTACAGTTTTGCGGAACAAAGCCCCAAGGTGGCATGAGCATTTGCAATGTTGGTGCTTGAATTTCCATGGTCGGGTAACGGTAGCATCAGTGAAGAACTTTCAACTAGTTGCAACTATGGACCAAAGCCAGCCAGGAGGGAGAGGAGATGAGGATACTGTCCTCCTCCAGTTTGGGAAGGTAGGCGAAGATACTTTCACCATGGATTATAGGCTGCCACTCTCAGCTTTTCAAGCATTTGCCATATGCCTTACTAGCTTTGGCACGAAACTGGCATGTGAGTAATTTATATGCTATTATTATGATGTTGAAATTAGGATTCCTCTGCATGTTTTGTTATCAGTCCTGTTCAAATCATTTCTACAAATGCTGTTTAGCTGGAAGAAGCCAATGATGTAAATGTTATGCATTCATGACAGGAGTTTCAAAATTTTCCATTCCCAGCAATTTCTCTTTTCCAATCTTTGGTCTCTGCTTTCTTCACTAAAGCACTTGAGAGCAATTGTGTGCATCCATAAGGTAATCTTCAACAGCATACCAAATCATTCTTCAGAAAGGAAACACAAGACTGTCTTAGACCCTGTTTGTTtcatagaaaatagaaatttagcttgatttctaaaaaagtgtattttttatgttttgagcaGAAATTATCGTctagaagttatgaaaaattcaaaaatatcctgttatatattgattatatcaaatttaatcttttaaaaagttAGTACATTTCATGACAACTCAAATTTTACAGAAATGTTCAAGCCCTTTCTCCATatgattttatatcatttagttttctaatttaattcttACATTCTAAAAGTAATattcttcttcctttcattATTCTTACCATTAGTGTAAAATTCTATATACAATACATTTCTTATTACTTCAAAAGTTTACtcttaataaattatcaaccaattataaattattttctaaagttattttatttagtttggaaTCATTGTGAAGGAAATTTCTTAATCCAAGCTTAATGGCTTCTAATTTGAGAAAGTTTACCTCTTCAATCTAGAGATCCTTTATAATCTctatttaactaattaaaattcattttatatcaattataaCAATATTCATCAACCAATTATTTCTAAATAGAAATTAAGTAATTATTCCAGAATTACAaaagattatattttacttattcTAAGTTAAAGGAAATCATAATGTCAattctgtattttaaaaaataaatctatttagtTTAAACTTAGAGATTAAGTATTAAAGTTTTCATTGTTCATTCGTATAATTATATCTTCTCCAAGGttgtaacaaattagaattttaaatcatagtttttcaatcaaataaattgagtttCGTACCACCATTTTTTTGTTAGTTCCTCAGAGGTAtgcctttttatatttaaaaatgttcTCCTTAAAGGTTTAAGATGATCTTCATTGAGTTTGTAGATCGATTGTGGTTTTTGCACTTTGTTGATCTTCCCTATCAACAATTATAACtatatttgtttcattaatttttctcaTACCTATTCTTAAAGGTTTAATCACttatatttaatgtttaatgattatctaaattatgattttattataaacaTGGTCTaaagattaaatataaataataaaaaattattacaaccaacaaaaaaaaaattttatctaTCCGTATCTACTTTATCAAGCAAGGTGAAGGTTCAAAACCGTTATTATCGAACAAAAGATTTTATAgtactcaaaaaataaatagtaacatCTGATTATTTACTTCTTGTgcttacatgaaaaaaaaaaaaatatataagtagGAAAGATAAATATTAAGCGGGGATATTTTTATCGGTTTTTATGGTtcataagttttattttctcttcttcttgtattttttttttttgaagatgaactaataaaatatcactaatTATTTCCTGAGTTTCATAAGATTTACTTATTAAACTCTCATtattaaatgaaacaaattgACACTAAGAATTTGagatttttcatataatttctttttattttacactttagttccttttttattgaattttctcttttcttagtaaattaaatattaatttaagcaTAAAAGGctgtaattgaataaaaaaaattgaggaattgttttttaaaaaagggttAATGTGGATTTCTATAGCATTTTACCtaggtattttaatatatattgtaattCTTTATCCCCGTGAGATTAAGAATGTCTTTACCCCAATTATAGCATAATTTATCCaaagttttgaatcaaaatgaACTTAATAACTTCAATCTTTTTGTTGGAATATCGCAAACTATCTTCCGtgcattaacttttttttttttttttccatatcacATGCTTTCATAACACGTTTTGTGTTTCTATTTTGTCTTCTAagattcaaaataacaaaaagacttttttctaataaaaaataattaaaggtaCTTGTATTGTATCATAATTATCAATTCCGTTTCATTTTACTCCGAATGATCAATATacttatatcattttaaaaaaataaaacaaaataaaataaatttcatcttaCTCAAGATCTTAAGTCATTTTAGATTTCTCAACCAAATTCAAGACGagatatattttgagtttactTCATTCATTCCATTctgaataataacttttattactatttatcaataaaatatattccatTTTATAATAATGCAAACTACcattattactatcattatgTTGGGGGACAAAGCTAGATAAATTTCACATTAGTGTTTTGGTAAGTTAGtacatttaagaaaaatatttgtaaaataacaCAGGcgtaaaaataatttagggaACTAGTACAATTGAGAGTGTTGCAATTGGTATCTACAACATGCGAGTAGTAGATGCCATCTGCAACTCACGTGTTGTAGATGGTATATATAACTCTTTTAACATAGACATCCTGTGATAGATTATTTTGTCATCAACCCCcctaaaaaaaagcaattcaCACAATCACAAAAAACCAATTTTCTAGCAATATAGAGCAGATGTCATGCCCAACTAAGGTTTCGTATTACAATTTCCTGCACCAAAACTTGTCAACTAGCATTATCACCTAACCTAGATAGATCAAATGCTTGTAATGCCTGTGTGGTTCTTTGAAAGTTTATTGAAAACCGGGTCAACTCTATACTGGAAGAATTTCTTCGTCTATGTCTACTATTCAAGTAGAGTTCGGGCATATTAATCTCATTGATCCTTGCAAACTCAAACATTGAATTCACACTTTTGTCACTACAAATTGGTACGACGACATAATGAGTTTGACTAGCTCTGGTTTGTAACATCCTACAAGTAATTTCAACTTCTATTTCAAACATATTTCAACCAAATCGATCACATAACATTTTCGATAATTTGTTAAGGAACATGTCTGAtgttacaattaaaaatttatagctTTCTCCATTATAAGTGATACCATTGTCGGAGATACTACCATTGAAGcataatattcttaaattatcaAGTATTCTCTCAAATaacacaacaaaacacaattctaatttattaatatcttgggGTTAATCAAGCTGcatcaattatcaactaaaaatatatctaattaacataatccataatttaacctaaatcaaCACTAACATTGCAAacacataattttattaattcacaatcaacaacaacataaaataattgattatttaacaaaataacctaactatcaactaaaaatatatctaattaacctAATCCATAATTTAACTAAATCAACACTAACATTTATTctccataattttattaattcactaaataacataattaatactaattaaacataaatcaattatagtaatttctaatttaaaaccctaacattcaataaaataaaatcagcataaattacatgaaattaattaagggGAAGTGTTGAATATAcctttaaaagtaaaatgtGGCTAGTAAGGGTGATCGATGGTGGTATTTTAGCCGGAATGTGGCTGCCCCACCACTGGTTTCTTTGATAATTAGGGCTATTGGTTTCAGAAGaagtttttattgaatgtaatggcatttttcattttctaaacatattaaattaatatcttgaattttatatatgcGCGTGCGCTTTGAGTATACATGACCTTAGAGAACACTAAAATACTCTGGAATATAGATTTATcgttccaataaaaaaacaccaattaaaatagaattgacacccttgatttttttctaacctaaaaaaactaacttaaaaaactaaattcaatttaatctaaaattcaaaatgactTTGAATAAATTAACCAATAGACGGATTAAAGAAAATCTCCCAGGATTGAGTTATGCTTAGGCTCTATTATCAATCCCACGTCCACTGTTACTAGTAGCTATTCAAAGACAAAATAATactccaatttctttttttaaaaaagttaaattaaaataataattaaaacttcatattcaaatgcaatatttttccatccaaaactatattattatcacaatagatttttatactagatttggaaaaaaaaaattagaagttctTCACAGTTTTTCAActgtttttcaaataagaaaaaaatataaacaatataattttttatagcttttttttatcaatgttgatgaacttttgatttatttttttaaattatctttatttttttaaaatgaacatggcttttgattttctattgaAAAAGAACAAccagaaattaaataaaataattattattagtggTAAATTTAAAAGGTGTCACTATAACATTGTGTACACGTGGACGGTTCTCTCCCACACATTTTACTGTGAActtactatttaatttatttattttttttatatttggtcctCAAATGTTTTTTGtcctattatatttttttggggctaaattaaagaacaattgaatcaaatttgttgactaaagatataattaaaagacaTGAAACCAAAGTAGAAAAGTCACCACAAATGAGTGATGGGTCAAAATTCAtacaaaaagtttaatttagtccttaaactttACAAATCATACATATTCAGCCcctcaatgttttttcaatttagttttggtacaaactttattttttttattttttagctcttagtttgagaaaggagagaaaaaaagatcgTTGAATtctaacgataaaaaaaaaaaaaacaatgttgacaTTAATTTTTACTACCAAAATGGTCGAACATTATGTCAAAGGATTTCATTTGGTAAagagaattttagtttttgtgcCTTGAAATTGCTTACAAGTCTAGATCTAGGCTCGggaagttttttggtttttgggatGATTTTGGTTTCTTAAGGCTATTTATAGATTTGTTAAGGTGTTTAGGatattttctaggtattttaagtaaaaaaacaaaaaaatatgtttttttatccatcaTAATGACCGAAAT
It contains:
- the LOC7472345 gene encoding tubby-like F-box protein 7 isoform X1, whose protein sequence is MSLRRSILSRRFSRSFNNQNRNERNAVESGRLGGELWAESDGWGSMLPELLGEIIKRVEESEDRWPQRQSVVACACVCKKWRDVTKDIVKSLPNSSSSTNNASPGKITFPSCLKQPGPRDLPHQCLIKRNKKTSTFYLYLALTPSFMDKGKFLLAARRYRQGAHTEYIISLDADELSQGSNAYVGKLSSDFLGTNFTIFDSQPPHSGAKPSSSRASRRFASKQISPQVPAGNFEVGQVSYKFNLLKSRGPRRMVCSLKCPVLQETINDKILDNSKMNGLESASSGCTVLRNKAPRWHEHLQCWCLNFHGRVTVASVKNFQLVATMDQSQPGGRGDEDTVLLQFGKVGEDTFTMDYRLPLSAFQAFAICLTSFGTKLACE
- the LOC18103361 gene encoding uncharacterized protein LOC18103361, encoding MGQRKLNSGQRKKRSFMIGKCFPFFILRKTLSHETPLLCLVFISKNSVSLFSDNIHTSKPLYNIKIGKVVSLAEAAKGSFVFQQGKPCPYQARQHRLVSNCLSCGKIVCEQEGEGPCSFCGALVLKEGSTYAGLEESMAPTSDAEFAAEAYSKRLVEYDNIHTTCVVEYTSNGASNENN
- the LOC7472345 gene encoding tubby-like F-box protein 7 isoform X2; this encodes MSLRRSILSRRFSRSFNNQNRNERNAVESGRLGGELWAESDGWGSMLPELLGEIIKRVEESEDRWPQRQSVVACACVCKKWRDVTKDIVKSLPNSSSSTNNASPGKITFPSCLKQPGPRDLPHQCLIKRNKKTSTFYLYLALTPSFMDKGKFLLAARRYRQGAHTEYIISLDADELSQGSNAYVGKLSSDFLGTNFTIFDSQPPHSGAKPSSSRASRRFASKQISPQVPAGNFEVGQVSYKFNLLKSRGPRRMVCSLKCPVLQETINDKILDNSKMNGLESASSGCTVLRNKAPRWHEHLQCWCLNFHGRVTVASVKNFQLVATMDQSQPGGRGDEDTVLLQFGKVGEDTFTMDYRLPLSAFQAFAICLTSFGTKLA